A genomic segment from Alistipes senegalensis JC50 encodes:
- a CDS encoding HlyD family secretion protein, translating into MKRIFIYCALPLLTAACGRSGDFDATGTFEATEVVVSAEAAGRILRFDAEEGDVLEAGRQVGAIDTVQLYLQKLQLERQRASVVSNRPDIAKQAASLREQIAKQQTERRRVENLLRDGAATTKQLDDIDAQIKVLNGQLEAQLSTLRNNAASIDENSSSIDLQIARIEDQLAKCRIASPVAGTVLAKYSEAGELASVGRPLMKVADLDRIYLRAYFTSDQLAGLKLGQEVTVTADFGGDSRIDYPGRIVWIASESEFTPKTIQTRDSRANLVYAAKIAVENDGRLKIGLYGEVRLRN; encoded by the coding sequence ATGAAACGGATATTCATCTACTGCGCCCTGCCGCTCCTGACAGCCGCCTGCGGCCGCAGCGGGGATTTCGACGCCACGGGAACGTTCGAGGCCACGGAGGTGGTCGTGTCGGCCGAAGCCGCGGGGCGCATCCTCCGGTTCGACGCCGAGGAGGGCGACGTGCTGGAAGCCGGCCGGCAGGTCGGCGCGATCGACACCGTGCAGCTCTACCTGCAAAAACTGCAACTGGAGCGCCAGCGGGCCTCGGTCGTCAGCAACCGCCCCGACATCGCCAAGCAGGCGGCATCGTTGCGCGAGCAGATCGCCAAGCAGCAGACCGAACGCCGCCGCGTCGAAAACCTCCTCCGGGACGGCGCCGCCACGACCAAGCAGCTGGACGACATCGACGCCCAGATCAAGGTGCTGAACGGACAGTTGGAGGCCCAGCTCTCGACGCTCCGCAACAACGCTGCGTCGATCGACGAAAACTCCTCGTCCATCGACCTGCAAATCGCCCGGATCGAGGACCAGCTGGCGAAGTGCCGCATCGCGTCGCCCGTCGCGGGGACGGTGCTGGCCAAATACAGCGAAGCCGGGGAACTGGCGTCGGTGGGGCGTCCGCTGATGAAGGTCGCCGACCTCGACCGCATCTACCTGCGGGCCTACTTCACCTCGGACCAGCTGGCCGGGCTGAAACTCGGGCAGGAGGTGACCGTCACGGCCGATTTCGGCGGCGACAGCCGCATCGACTACCCGGGGCGCATCGTGTGGATCGCCTCGGAGAGCGAATTCACCCCCAAGACGATCCAGACGCGCGATTCGCGGGCCAACCTGGTCTATGCCGCGAAGATCGCCGTCGAGAACGACGGACGGCTGAAAATCGGCCTTTACGGCGAAGTCAGGCTCCGCAATTAA
- a CDS encoding ABC transporter permease, with the protein MGGFLSFVKKEALHIVRDPRTMLIVLLMPVVQVLLFGFAMNTEVTDIEVAVVAPHPTEAVRRAVERIAANPYFTFRGCIAATEIDRTLRRGDADAVVVFAEDYDRRTEALKQGLAAEPAVQLVFDASNTNTASAGAGYLTSVLLSGAPGVSAVGTRLLFNPQMKSSYNFVPGIMGMIFILICAMMTSVSIVREKETGTMEVLLVSPVRPLKVVLAKMIPYFALSCFNLASILLLARFVLDVPLSGNLGAIIGVSMLYLALSLAFGLLISTFADRQATALIISGMLILLPIIMFSGLAFPIENMPKVLQPISCIIPTRWYIDAVRKLMIEGLPFGGVLREFSILAAITALLIAAALRKFNDKLE; encoded by the coding sequence ATGGGTGGTTTCCTGTCATTCGTCAAAAAAGAGGCGCTCCACATCGTGCGCGACCCGCGGACGATGCTGATCGTGCTGCTGATGCCCGTGGTGCAGGTACTGCTGTTCGGCTTCGCCATGAACACCGAGGTCACCGACATCGAAGTGGCCGTGGTGGCCCCGCATCCGACCGAGGCCGTCCGCCGGGCCGTCGAGCGGATCGCGGCCAACCCCTATTTCACGTTCCGGGGCTGCATTGCGGCAACGGAGATCGACCGGACGCTGCGCCGGGGCGACGCCGACGCCGTGGTGGTCTTCGCCGAAGACTACGACCGGCGGACGGAGGCGCTGAAACAGGGCCTCGCGGCGGAACCGGCCGTGCAGCTGGTCTTCGACGCCTCGAACACCAACACGGCGTCGGCCGGAGCGGGCTATCTGACCAGCGTCCTGCTGTCCGGCGCACCGGGCGTGTCAGCCGTTGGAACCCGCCTGCTGTTCAACCCGCAGATGAAGAGTTCGTACAACTTCGTGCCGGGCATCATGGGCATGATCTTCATCCTGATCTGCGCCATGATGACCTCGGTGTCGATCGTCCGCGAAAAGGAGACCGGAACGATGGAGGTGCTGCTCGTGTCGCCCGTGCGGCCGCTGAAGGTCGTACTGGCCAAGATGATCCCCTACTTCGCGCTCTCGTGCTTCAACCTCGCGTCGATCCTGCTGCTGGCGCGGTTCGTTCTCGACGTGCCTCTGTCGGGCAACCTCGGGGCGATCATCGGAGTGTCGATGCTCTACCTCGCCCTCTCGCTCGCCTTCGGGCTGCTGATCTCCACCTTCGCCGACCGGCAGGCCACGGCCCTGATCATCTCGGGCATGCTGATCCTGCTCCCGATCATCATGTTCTCGGGGCTGGCGTTCCCGATCGAGAACATGCCGAAGGTGTTGCAGCCGATCTCCTGCATCATCCCGACCCGCTGGTACATCGACGCCGTGCGGAAGCTGATGATCGAGGGACTGCCGTTCGGAGGCGTGCTGCGGGAGTTCTCGATCCTCGCGGCGATAACCGCCCTGCTGATCGCCGCGGCGCTCCGGAAGTTCAACGACAAACTCGAATAA
- a CDS encoding ABC transporter permease: MRTLFYLLDKEWRQFLRNPFLPKMAVMFPLMVMLVIPWVTTMDVRHVNVAVIDGDRSPASRRLIQKIGASDYFTLRSIPERYDDALEALEAGDADVIVGIPADFERSLASGKPERIDIAANGVNAVKGSLGMQYLVQTVTQTLAELRSEQGQPPAADPVVVENRYNPTLDYRHYMIPALMIMLLVMLCGFLPALNLVSEKETGTIEQINVTPVSRLTFTLAKLIPYWVIGTAVLGAAMLLAWIVYGLAPAGSIGAIFLAAGLFVLTMSGLGVAIANRSETMQQTMFVMFFFVMIFILMSGLITPVESMPAWAQWITRLLPPRYFVEIMRAVYLKGSLIGDLWSDYVLLAVFAAAFNTLAAATYRKRT, encoded by the coding sequence ATGCGTACCCTTTTTTACCTGTTGGACAAGGAATGGCGGCAGTTCCTCCGCAACCCGTTTCTGCCGAAGATGGCCGTGATGTTCCCGCTGATGGTGATGCTCGTCATCCCGTGGGTGACGACGATGGACGTGCGCCACGTCAACGTCGCGGTGATCGACGGCGACCGCTCACCCGCATCGCGGAGGCTGATCCAGAAGATCGGCGCCTCGGACTACTTCACCCTCCGGAGTATCCCGGAACGCTACGACGATGCGCTCGAAGCCCTCGAAGCGGGCGATGCGGATGTCATCGTCGGGATTCCCGCCGATTTCGAACGCTCGCTGGCCTCCGGGAAGCCCGAACGGATCGACATCGCGGCCAACGGCGTGAACGCCGTGAAGGGCAGCCTCGGAATGCAGTATCTCGTGCAAACCGTCACGCAGACCCTCGCGGAACTGCGCAGCGAGCAGGGACAGCCGCCGGCCGCCGATCCCGTCGTCGTCGAGAACCGCTACAACCCGACGCTCGACTACCGCCACTACATGATCCCGGCGCTGATGATCATGCTGCTGGTGATGCTCTGCGGCTTCCTGCCGGCGCTGAACCTCGTAAGCGAGAAGGAGACCGGAACCATCGAGCAGATCAACGTCACGCCCGTCAGCCGGCTGACTTTCACGCTGGCCAAGCTGATCCCCTACTGGGTGATCGGAACGGCCGTGCTGGGTGCGGCCATGCTGCTGGCATGGATCGTCTACGGGCTGGCTCCGGCCGGAAGCATCGGGGCCATCTTCCTGGCCGCGGGGCTCTTCGTCCTCACCATGTCGGGGCTCGGCGTGGCGATCGCCAACCGTTCGGAAACCATGCAGCAGACGATGTTCGTGATGTTCTTCTTCGTGATGATCTTCATCCTGATGAGCGGCCTGATCACCCCCGTCGAGTCGATGCCCGCATGGGCGCAGTGGATCACCCGCCTGCTGCCGCCCCGCTACTTCGTCGAGATCATGCGCGCCGTCTACCTCAAAGGCTCGCTGATCGGCGACCTGTGGTCCGACTACGTCCTGCTGGCCGTCTTCGCCGCCGCCTTCAACACGCTCGCCGCCGCGACCTACCGCAAACGGACATAA
- a CDS encoding TetR/AcrR family transcriptional regulator has product MNREEMLKAACGLFLHEGIRNLSLNKIADRLGVTRHDLHACFGDKRELAELSVEYGLRQLDETLQAAEASSASPVEALIRTSVAVCDAFGQMSWMFSEDAPSYPAVIDAIGQSRRKLQERQQRLFLQGVGQGYLLGEVYYEVFEQLFWQNAMTESRYRESTLRVLFTVVRGSATERGRQEAERVREAMGLTD; this is encoded by the coding sequence ATGAACCGAGAAGAGATGCTGAAAGCCGCCTGCGGGCTTTTCCTGCACGAAGGTATCCGAAACCTGAGCCTCAACAAAATCGCCGACAGACTCGGCGTCACCCGGCATGACCTGCACGCCTGTTTCGGCGACAAGCGCGAACTGGCGGAGCTGAGTGTCGAATACGGACTGCGACAACTCGACGAGACGCTGCAAGCCGCCGAGGCATCGTCGGCAAGCCCCGTCGAGGCGCTGATCCGCACGTCGGTCGCGGTCTGCGACGCCTTCGGGCAGATGAGCTGGATGTTCTCCGAGGACGCCCCCTCCTATCCCGCCGTGATCGACGCCATCGGCCAGAGCCGCCGGAAACTGCAAGAGCGGCAGCAGAGGCTATTCCTGCAAGGTGTCGGACAGGGCTACCTGCTCGGCGAGGTCTATTACGAAGTGTTCGAACAGCTCTTCTGGCAGAACGCCATGACCGAAAGCCGGTACCGCGAATCCACCCTGCGGGTGCTCTTCACCGTGGTGCGCGGCTCCGCCACCGAGCGGGGCCGGCAGGAGGCGGAACGGGTCCGCGAAGCGATGGGCCTGACGGACTGA
- a CDS encoding beta-L-arabinofuranosidase domain-containing protein: MKPIRLIFALCSLAVAAAVSAQPDTRFNRAPLQPRPYAELPIGAVKPAGWLNEQLVRMRDGMTGHLDSLYPQVMGPRNGWLGGDGDVWERGPYWIDGLLPLAYILEDRRLIAKVQPWIEWALASQTADGNFGPVTDRPAEPGLQRDKARDWWPRMVVLKVLQQYHSATGDPRVLDFMGRYFRYQLAQLPRTPLDNWTKWGRVRGGDNLAVVYWLYNLTGEKFLLELGELIHKQTFDWTGTFLHGDHLSRPYSLHCVDLGQGFKEPVVYWQQSGDSRHIEAVGRAVEKMRHTIGLPTGLWAGDEKLRFGDPTLGSELCTAVEMMFSLEQILQITGGREWGDYLERVAYNALPTQTTDAQDARQYYQQVNQVEVTRKVRPFSTPHEDTDIVFGLYTGYPCCTSNLHQGWPKLVQNLWYATRDGGLAALVYAPSKVETTVGGRSVVIEERTDYPFRERIAFCVTLPGAGKRATAAFPLHLRIPGWCAEPEITLNGEKVAFRSAGEGIVVVEREWRSGDCLNLTFPAQVAVSRWYNEAAVVERGPLVYALRMNEKWERHAMEPEKQTLYGPYYYEVTSDSPWNYCLPKANVRPEKVAESFVVEDAGEMAPYPWTPDGSPVKIRTQAHRIGDWTLHGGSAGPIAFVSSQQMYMTPEAEWIELIPYGCTTLRVTEFPVR; encoded by the coding sequence ATGAAACCGATTCGACTTATCTTTGCTTTGTGCAGTCTCGCGGTTGCGGCGGCGGTATCCGCTCAGCCCGACACGCGATTCAACCGGGCGCCGCTTCAGCCGCGGCCCTATGCCGAACTGCCGATCGGCGCCGTGAAGCCTGCGGGCTGGCTCAACGAACAGCTCGTGCGGATGCGCGACGGCATGACCGGACACCTCGATTCGCTCTACCCGCAGGTCATGGGCCCGCGCAACGGCTGGCTCGGAGGCGACGGCGACGTGTGGGAGCGCGGTCCCTACTGGATCGACGGCCTGCTGCCGCTGGCCTACATTCTCGAAGACCGGCGGCTGATCGCCAAGGTGCAGCCGTGGATCGAATGGGCGCTGGCGTCGCAGACGGCCGACGGCAATTTCGGACCCGTGACCGACCGTCCGGCCGAACCGGGGTTGCAGCGCGACAAGGCTCGTGACTGGTGGCCCCGCATGGTGGTCCTCAAAGTGTTGCAGCAATACCATTCGGCGACGGGCGATCCGCGCGTCTTGGATTTCATGGGCCGCTATTTCCGCTACCAGCTGGCGCAGCTTCCCCGGACGCCCCTCGACAACTGGACCAAATGGGGGCGCGTCCGCGGCGGCGACAACCTCGCGGTGGTCTATTGGCTCTACAACCTCACGGGGGAGAAATTCCTGCTCGAACTGGGCGAGCTGATCCATAAGCAGACGTTCGACTGGACGGGGACTTTCCTGCACGGCGACCACCTGAGCCGTCCGTACAGCCTCCATTGCGTCGATCTCGGCCAGGGTTTCAAGGAACCGGTGGTCTACTGGCAGCAGAGCGGCGATTCGCGCCACATCGAGGCCGTGGGCCGTGCCGTGGAGAAGATGCGCCATACCATCGGGCTTCCGACCGGGCTTTGGGCGGGCGACGAGAAGCTCCGTTTCGGCGATCCGACGCTCGGTTCCGAACTGTGCACGGCGGTCGAGATGATGTTCTCGCTGGAACAGATCCTCCAGATCACGGGAGGCCGCGAGTGGGGCGATTATCTCGAACGTGTGGCCTACAATGCCCTGCCGACCCAGACGACCGACGCGCAGGATGCCCGGCAGTATTACCAGCAGGTCAATCAGGTGGAAGTCACGCGCAAGGTGCGGCCCTTCTCGACGCCCCATGAGGATACCGACATCGTTTTCGGCCTCTACACGGGTTATCCGTGCTGTACGTCGAATCTCCATCAGGGGTGGCCCAAACTGGTGCAGAACCTCTGGTATGCGACCCGCGACGGCGGTCTGGCCGCTTTGGTTTACGCCCCTTCTAAGGTCGAGACCACGGTCGGCGGCCGGAGCGTCGTGATCGAGGAGCGCACCGATTATCCTTTCCGCGAGCGGATCGCTTTCTGCGTGACGCTGCCCGGGGCCGGGAAACGGGCCACGGCGGCTTTTCCGCTCCACCTGCGCATTCCCGGCTGGTGTGCCGAGCCCGAGATCACGCTCAATGGCGAGAAGGTGGCCTTCCGCAGCGCGGGCGAAGGGATCGTCGTCGTGGAGCGCGAGTGGCGTTCGGGCGACTGTCTGAACCTCACCTTCCCGGCGCAGGTCGCCGTGAGCCGCTGGTACAACGAGGCGGCCGTCGTCGAGCGCGGACCGCTGGTCTACGCCCTGCGCATGAACGAGAAGTGGGAGCGTCACGCGATGGAACCGGAGAAACAGACCCTCTACGGTCCGTATTATTACGAGGTGACCTCGGATTCCCCGTGGAATTACTGCCTTCCGAAAGCGAATGTCCGGCCCGAGAAGGTCGCGGAGAGCTTCGTGGTGGAGGATGCGGGAGAAATGGCGCCTTATCCCTGGACGCCCGACGGCTCTCCGGTGAAAATCCGTACCCAGGCCCACCGCATCGGCGACTGGACGCTGCACGGCGGGTCGGCGGGGCCGATCGCCTTCGTCTCCTCGCAGCAGATGTATATGACGCCCGAAGCGGAGTGGATCGAACTGATTCCTTACGGCTGTACGACCCTGCGTGTTACGGAGTTTCCGGTGCGATAG